The Mytilus trossulus isolate FHL-02 chromosome 3, PNRI_Mtr1.1.1.hap1, whole genome shotgun sequence genome contains a region encoding:
- the LOC134710184 gene encoding ankyrin repeat domain-containing protein 17-like: MIMLIVQILLSRGVDFITYDESESPIMEACERGYTKIVRIFLDTGADCNVRDRKSPVIKACEHGHTEIIKLLLDRGADFIRCDNLAQSPLLKACVLGHTEIVKTLVDKRADCSECDTSIWGQSPLMVACEYGHTQIAKMLLKGGADYNKYDDYGQSLVMKACKNGHTKIVKMLLDSGADSQRCNLYGESPVMTACKNGHTEILNMMLDKRADYTKCDNDGESPLMKDCEYGHTEIVKMLLDRGADFNKCDDDNKSPIRKALEHGHTEIVKMLVDRGADYNKCNSSIEPTLVKACECGEIEVAKMLLDKGADYDKCDRLGQSPIMIAYEQGHTESFMMLLDRGADHNIWDDDGESILLKACVR, from the coding sequence ATGATCATGCTGATAGTACAGATATTGTTAAGCAGGGGAGTAGACTTTATTACATATGATGAAAGCGAGTCACCTATAATGGAGGCTTGTGAGCGTGGTTATACAAAAATTGTACGGATTTTTTTAGACACAGGAGCAGACTGTAATGTGCGTGATAGGAAGTCACCTGTTATAAAGGCTTGTGAGCATGGTCATACAGAAATTATAAAGTTACTGTTGGATAGAGGAGCGGACTTTATTAGATGTGATAACTTGGCCCAGTCACCATTACTGAAGGCCTGTGTACTTGGTCATACAGAAATAGTAAAAACATTGGTAGACAAAAGAGCTGACTGTAGCGAATGTGATACTAGTATATGGGGACAGTCACCTTTGATGGTGGCGTGTGAATATGGTCATACgcaaatagcaaaaatgttgTTAAAAGGAGGAGCAGACTATAATAAATATGATGATTATGGTCAGTCACTTGTAATGAAAGCCTGTAAAAATGGGCATACAAAAATAGTGAAGATGTTGTTAGACAGTGGAGCAGACAGTCAACGATGCAATTTATATGGCGAGTCACCTGTAATGACAGCTTGCaaaaatggtcatacagaaATATTGAATATGATGTTGGACAAAAGAGCAGACTATACTAAGTGCGATAATGACGGCGAGTCACCTTTAATGAAGGATTGTGAATATGGTCATACAGAAATAGTAAAGATGTTGTTGGACAGAGGAGCAGACTTTAATAAATGCGATGATGATAATAAGTCACCTATAAGGAAAGCGCTTGAACATGGTCATACCGAAATAGTGAAGATGTTGGTAGATAGAGGAGCAgactataataaatgtaacagTTCGATAGAGCCAACTTTAGTGAAAGCTTGTGAATGTGGTGAAATAGAAGTAGCCAAAATGTTGTTAGACAAAGGAGCCGACTATGACAAATGTGACAGGTTGGGCCAATCTCCTATAATGATCGCCTATGAGCAAGGCCACACAGAATCATTTATGATGTTATTGGACAGAGGAGCTGACCATAATATATGGGACGATGATGGTGAGTCTATCTTACTTAAGGCATGTGTCAGATAG
- the LOC134710403 gene encoding sex-determining protein fem-1-like, with the protein MIACEQGHIEIVKLLDKDTYSNKCEKISQSHILQACDNGHAEVISMLLERGADKNLFDYKGGSLLMKACELGHEDIVKVLLERGVDYNRCDSKGQSSLNIATRKGYKDIVDIINQHSSQTKMVK; encoded by the coding sequence ATGATAGCTTGTGAACAGGGACATATAGAAATAGTAAAGTTGTTAGATAAAGACACATATTCTAATAAATGTGAGAAGATAAGTCAATCACATATATTGCAGGCATGTGATAATGGTCATGCAGAAGTAATATCAATGTTATTAGAAAGAGGTGCAGACAAGAATTTATTCGATTATAAGGGTGGGTCTCTTTTAATGAAGGCTTGTGAGCTCGGACATGAAGACATAGTAAAGGTGTTGCTAGAAAGAGGGGTAGACTATAATAGATGTGACTCTAAGGGTCAATCATCTTTAAATATTGCTACTAGAAAAGGTTACAAAGATATAGTTGATATTATTAATCAACATTCAAGTCAGacaaaaatggttaaataa